One Chlorobaculum limnaeum genomic window carries:
- the soxY gene encoding thiosulfate oxidation carrier protein SoxY, producing the protein MGISRRVFCKTVAGSAASVAVLAFMPGTLMASWSEKAFSASKLDDAIAAKFGSLPIQDSTAIQIKAPEIAENGAFVPVTVSTTIPGATSISIFTPANFSPMVASFDVLPRMKPEVSLRMRMAKTDNLVVIVQAGGKLYRTVREVKVTIGGCGG; encoded by the coding sequence ATGGGTATTTCCCGCAGAGTTTTTTGTAAAACGGTAGCCGGTTCGGCAGCGTCAGTCGCGGTTCTTGCGTTCATGCCCGGCACGCTTATGGCGAGCTGGAGCGAGAAAGCTTTTTCCGCCAGCAAGCTCGACGATGCCATTGCGGCCAAGTTCGGTTCTCTTCCGATCCAGGATTCGACGGCAATCCAGATCAAGGCTCCCGAGATCGCCGAGAACGGCGCTTTCGTGCCGGTGACGGTCTCGACCACCATTCCCGGCGCTACCAGCATCAGCATCTTCACTCCGGCAAACTTCAGCCCGATGGTGGCATCGTTCGACGTGCTGCCGCGCATGAAGCCCGAGGTTTCGCTTCGCATGAGGATGGCCAAGACCGATAATCTCGTCGTTATCGTCCAGGCGGGCGGCAAGCTCTACAGGACGGTTCGCGAGGTCAAGGTGACCATCGGCGGCTGTGGCGGATAA
- a CDS encoding DEAD/DEAH box helicase: MPFSALGLIDHLRKALAEEGYNSPTPIQAEAIPVILDGNDLLACAQTGTGKTAAFALPVLQLLHQSRMHGEKRKIRCLVLTPTRELAIQIGESFTAYGRHTGLANTVIFGGVNQNPQTERLVKGVDILVATPGRLLDLIGQGHLHLRDIEYFVLDEADRMLDMGFIHDIKRVLAALPKKRQSLFFSATMPPEIIRLSAAILHNPKEIMVTPVSSTVEIINQQILFVDRENKNGLLVHLLRERNIESALVFTRTKHGADKVARFLARHDITAEAIHGNKSQNARQRALGNFKTRQTRVLVATDIAARGIDIDELEYVINIDLPNIPETYVHRIGRTGRAGNRGAAYSFCNAEEKEFLRDIEKLIARKIPVIENHPFPMMNFEVEEPKPASQPAKKSAHRKKPSGSHPGNSHWKRK, encoded by the coding sequence ATGCCCTTTTCCGCCCTCGGACTCATCGATCACCTCCGCAAAGCTCTCGCCGAAGAGGGCTACAACTCGCCAACCCCGATACAGGCCGAAGCCATTCCGGTCATTCTCGACGGCAACGACCTTCTCGCCTGCGCCCAGACCGGCACCGGCAAAACCGCCGCTTTCGCGCTGCCCGTGCTGCAACTGCTTCACCAGAGCCGGATGCACGGCGAAAAGCGCAAAATCCGCTGCCTCGTGCTCACCCCCACCAGGGAGCTGGCGATCCAGATCGGCGAAAGCTTCACCGCCTATGGCCGCCATACCGGCCTTGCCAACACGGTGATTTTCGGCGGCGTCAACCAGAACCCGCAGACCGAACGCCTTGTGAAGGGCGTCGATATTCTGGTCGCCACGCCGGGCCGCCTGCTCGACCTGATCGGCCAGGGGCACCTGCACCTGCGCGACATCGAGTATTTCGTGCTCGACGAAGCCGACCGTATGCTCGACATGGGCTTCATCCACGACATCAAGCGAGTGCTGGCGGCCTTGCCGAAAAAACGGCAATCGCTCTTCTTCTCGGCCACCATGCCGCCAGAAATCATCAGGCTTTCCGCGGCGATTCTGCATAACCCGAAAGAGATCATGGTCACGCCGGTTTCATCGACCGTCGAGATCATCAACCAGCAGATTCTGTTCGTTGACCGCGAAAACAAGAACGGCCTCCTCGTGCACCTGCTCCGGGAGCGGAACATCGAAAGCGCGCTGGTCTTCACGCGAACGAAGCACGGAGCGGACAAGGTTGCCCGGTTCCTTGCCCGCCACGACATCACCGCCGAGGCGATTCACGGCAACAAATCGCAGAACGCCCGGCAACGTGCGCTCGGCAACTTCAAGACGAGGCAAACGAGAGTGCTGGTCGCCACTGACATCGCCGCGCGAGGCATCGACATCGACGAACTCGAATATGTGATCAACATCGACCTGCCCAATATCCCGGAAACCTACGTGCATCGCATTGGCCGAACGGGCCGGGCCGGAAACCGTGGAGCCGCCTACTCCTTCTGCAACGCCGAGGAGAAGGAGTTCCTGCGCGACATCGAAAAGCTGATCGCCAGGAAAATCCCGGTCATCGAAAATCACCCGTTCCCGATGATGAACTTCGAGGTGGAAGAGCCGAAGCCAGCAAGCCAACCGGCCAAAAAGTCTGCTCATCGAAAAAAGCCTTCCGGCAGCCATCCCGGAAACTCGCACTGGAAACGGAAATGA
- a CDS encoding phospholipase D family protein: MRKFISATLLFSALLSLSPAHAIAVPIKSTGTIDVYFSPRGGATAAVVRELDGARREILIQAYSFTSKPIAQAIVKASKRGVKVVVVLDKSQRKERYTEADFLAHMRIPTFIDDKHAIAHNKIIIIDRATLITGSFNFTKAAEEKNAENLMVIKGNKPLVNRYVKNFELHRAHSIRYGGK; this comes from the coding sequence ATGAGGAAGTTTATCTCCGCCACGCTGCTTTTCTCCGCTCTGCTGTCGCTTTCACCCGCTCACGCCATCGCAGTTCCCATCAAATCCACTGGCACGATCGATGTCTATTTCTCGCCCCGTGGTGGCGCGACTGCGGCTGTCGTGCGCGAACTCGACGGAGCGCGACGGGAAATCCTCATCCAGGCCTACTCCTTCACCTCGAAGCCCATCGCGCAGGCCATCGTGAAGGCGAGCAAGCGGGGCGTGAAGGTGGTGGTGGTGCTCGACAAAAGCCAGCGCAAGGAACGGTACACCGAAGCGGACTTTCTGGCCCATATGCGCATCCCGACCTTCATCGACGACAAGCACGCCATTGCGCACAACAAGATCATCATCATCGACCGCGCGACGCTGATCACCGGATCATTCAATTTCACCAAGGCCGCCGAAGAGAAGAATGCCGAGAACCTCATGGTCATCAAGGGGAACAAGCCGCTGGTGAACAGGTATGTCAAGAACTTCGAATTGCACCGGGCGCACTCGATCAGGTATGGAGGCAAGTGA
- the soxZ gene encoding thiosulfate oxidation carrier complex protein SoxZ, producing MKIKAVVQNDAVAVKMLMPHPMETGRRKEQNGTLVPHHYITEVTATHNGETVFHAELGPGVSKDPYLSFQFTGAKAGDMLKVSWVDNKGGSETAEAAITAM from the coding sequence ATGAAAATCAAAGCAGTAGTACAGAATGACGCCGTCGCGGTCAAAATGCTCATGCCGCATCCGATGGAGACCGGCCGCCGCAAAGAGCAGAACGGTACGCTGGTGCCGCACCATTACATCACCGAGGTGACGGCCACTCACAATGGCGAGACCGTATTCCACGCCGAACTTGGCCCCGGCGTCTCGAAAGATCCCTATCTGTCTTTCCAGTTCACCGGCGCTAAGGCAGGCGATATGCTGAAGGTCTCCTGGGTTGACAACAAAGGCGGTTCCGAAACCGCGGAGGCAGCCATTACGGCGATGTAA
- the soxA gene encoding sulfur oxidation c-type cytochrome SoxA, with protein sequence MKKTIQRGLFTGALVLMTALTAKPTHAAVNYQALVDADVRKFQGFFRKEFPDVKFEDFGDGVYALDEDSRKQWKEMEEFPPYELDVEAGKALFNKPFANGKSLASCFPNGGAVRGMYPYFDEKRKEVITLEMAINECRVANGEKPYAPKKGDIARVSAYIASISRGQKVDVKVKSKAAYDAYMKGKEMFYAKRGQLNMSCSGCHMEYAGRRLRAEIMSPALGHTTHFPVFRSKWGEIGTLHRRYAGCNENIGAKPFASQSKEYRNLEFFQTAMSNGLKFNGPASRK encoded by the coding sequence ATGAAAAAAACAATTCAGCGAGGGCTGTTTACCGGCGCGCTCGTTCTGATGACGGCCTTGACGGCGAAGCCGACTCACGCGGCGGTCAATTACCAGGCGCTGGTCGATGCGGATGTCAGGAAGTTCCAGGGCTTTTTTCGCAAGGAGTTTCCCGATGTGAAGTTTGAAGATTTCGGCGATGGCGTCTATGCTCTCGATGAGGATTCCCGCAAGCAGTGGAAGGAGATGGAGGAGTTTCCGCCCTATGAACTTGATGTCGAGGCTGGCAAGGCGCTTTTCAACAAACCCTTCGCCAATGGCAAATCGCTGGCGAGCTGCTTCCCGAACGGGGGAGCCGTGCGAGGCATGTATCCCTACTTCGACGAGAAGCGCAAAGAGGTGATAACGCTCGAAATGGCCATCAACGAGTGCCGCGTGGCCAATGGCGAAAAACCTTACGCTCCGAAAAAAGGGGACATCGCCAGGGTTTCAGCCTACATCGCCTCGATCAGCCGCGGCCAGAAGGTCGATGTCAAGGTGAAAAGCAAGGCGGCCTACGACGCCTACATGAAGGGCAAGGAGATGTTTTACGCCAAGCGCGGACAGCTCAACATGTCGTGCTCGGGCTGCCACATGGAGTATGCCGGACGCCGCCTGCGGGCCGAAATCATGAGCCCGGCGCTCGGTCACACCACGCACTTTCCGGTGTTCCGTTCGAAATGGGGCGAGATCGGTACCTTGCACAGACGCTACGCCGGCTGCAACGAAAACATCGGAGCCAAGCCGTTTGCCTCGCAGAGCAAGGAGTATCGCAATCTGGAATTTTTCCAGACGGCCATGTCAAACGGCCTGAAGTTCAATGGCCCGGCCTCAAGAAAATAA
- the soxB gene encoding thiosulfohydrolase SoxB produces MNLSRREFLRILGFAGAAGLLPGLASAAGNPVDLYDLGQSGDIRLLHITDTHAQLMPIYYREPSLNLGLGQAFGRPPHLVTNELLKYYGIAPGSKLAHAYSAIDYAEAAQRFGKVGGFAHLKTLVDRMRSEYGANKTLLLDGGDTWQGSGTAFWNRGMDMVEACNLLGVDVMTGHWEFTYLEEEVLKNLAAFKGDFVAQNIKVKEDALFNGAKAFDENTGHAFRPYVVKTVGNHRVAVIGQAFPYTPIANPARFIPNWTFGINASDMQQLVDTVRAKEKPDAVVLISHNGMDVDIKLAQVISGIDVIFGGHTHDGVPQPFVVQNAKGRTLVTNAGSNGKFLGVIDLKLGNGGVKEYHYKLLPVFSNELPAHNGMQAFIDKTRAPYLDKLREPLATAGSLLYRRGNFDGPFDQIICNALRQQNDAQISLSPGFRWGTSILPGQTITMEHVLDQTCMTYPETYVREMSGADIRNILEDVADNLFNLDPFYQQGGDMVRTGGLSYRIDPTATMGKRIDNMRLENGKPVDASKKYRVAGWATVGAKSPGEPVWDTVAAYLKDKKVVEVKKLNQPELKNMGSNPGIDLT; encoded by the coding sequence ATGAACCTATCCCGTCGTGAGTTTCTCCGCATTCTCGGATTTGCCGGAGCCGCTGGTCTTCTGCCTGGCCTGGCTTCCGCGGCAGGCAACCCCGTCGATCTCTACGATCTCGGACAATCCGGCGACATTCGCTTGTTGCACATCACGGACACCCATGCCCAGCTCATGCCGATCTACTATCGCGAGCCGAGCCTGAACCTCGGTCTCGGGCAGGCTTTCGGACGTCCTCCGCATCTGGTGACCAATGAGCTTCTGAAATATTACGGCATCGCCCCCGGCAGCAAGCTCGCTCACGCCTACAGTGCGATCGATTACGCCGAGGCGGCGCAGCGGTTCGGAAAGGTTGGCGGTTTCGCGCATCTCAAGACGCTCGTTGACCGGATGCGTTCGGAGTACGGAGCCAACAAGACCCTCCTGCTCGATGGCGGCGACACCTGGCAGGGTTCCGGCACGGCCTTCTGGAATCGAGGCATGGACATGGTCGAGGCGTGCAATCTGCTCGGCGTCGATGTGATGACCGGCCACTGGGAGTTCACCTATCTCGAAGAGGAGGTACTCAAAAACCTCGCGGCATTCAAGGGTGACTTCGTGGCGCAGAATATCAAGGTCAAGGAGGATGCGCTCTTCAACGGAGCCAAGGCGTTCGATGAAAATACCGGTCACGCTTTCCGTCCCTACGTGGTCAAGACGGTGGGCAACCACCGCGTTGCCGTTATCGGTCAGGCGTTTCCCTACACGCCGATCGCCAATCCGGCGCGTTTCATTCCGAACTGGACCTTTGGCATCAATGCAAGCGATATGCAGCAGCTTGTCGATACCGTCCGGGCGAAAGAGAAGCCGGACGCGGTGGTGCTCATTTCGCACAACGGCATGGATGTTGACATCAAGCTCGCGCAGGTGATCAGCGGCATCGACGTGATTTTCGGCGGCCACACCCACGACGGCGTGCCGCAGCCCTTTGTCGTGCAGAACGCCAAGGGCCGAACGCTGGTAACCAACGCCGGTTCGAACGGCAAATTCCTCGGCGTCATCGACCTCAAGCTTGGCAACGGCGGCGTCAAGGAATATCATTACAAACTGCTTCCTGTCTTTTCCAACGAACTTCCGGCGCACAACGGAATGCAGGCGTTCATCGACAAGACACGCGCCCCTTACCTCGACAAGCTCAGGGAGCCGCTCGCCACGGCGGGATCGCTGCTCTACCGGCGCGGCAATTTCGATGGCCCGTTCGACCAGATCATCTGCAACGCGCTTCGCCAGCAGAACGACGCGCAGATTTCGCTTTCGCCCGGCTTCCGTTGGGGCACCAGCATTCTGCCCGGCCAGACCATCACGATGGAGCATGTGCTCGACCAGACCTGCATGACCTATCCCGAAACCTACGTGCGCGAGATGAGCGGCGCGGATATCAGGAACATTCTCGAAGACGTGGCCGACAACCTCTTCAATCTCGATCCCTTCTACCAGCAGGGAGGCGACATGGTGCGCACCGGCGGCCTGAGCTACCGCATCGATCCGACGGCCACGATGGGCAAGCGCATCGACAACATGCGGCTCGAAAACGGCAAGCCGGTGGATGCGTCGAAAAAGTACCGTGTCGCGGGCTGGGCGACCGTCGGCGCAAAGTCGCCGGGCGAGCCGGTCTGGGATACCGTGGCCGCGTATCTGAAAGACAAGAAGGTGGTCGAAGTGAAAAAGCTCAATCAGCCCGAACTGAAAAACATGGGCAGCAATCCGGGGATCGATTTGACTTGA
- a CDS encoding NAD(P)/FAD-dependent oxidoreductase: MGNTISRRSFSKMLISGLAGSSLFMSGGPLMASVSKARVVVIGGGFGGATVARYLKKLDPAISVTLVEPKTVFHTCPMSNAVIGGIRTMPDIAHNYSALRNRYGVEVIHDTATLIDPVKKTVKLKGGRSLQYDRLVVSPGVDFIWDAIAGYSQKAAESVMPHAYEAGPQTLLLRRQLLAMKDGESVIICAPKNPFRCPAAPYERASLIAHYLKKNKPKSKVIILDDKEVFTKQDLFMLGWDRLYSGKIEWRSASVGGKVERLDPATMTVSTEFGDEKGGVINVIPPQRAGRIAIDAGLADASGWCPVNPADFESLQHPGIHVIGDAALVGTMPKSGTAANTQAKALAASIVAAFGGPADGEHDLASLCYSMLAPGYAISVAGGYIQSPDGIKDNPESIHLTSMEATTAQLAGEAEQADNWYRNISQDTWD; encoded by the coding sequence ATGGGAAATACGATTTCTCGCAGGAGTTTCAGTAAAATGCTGATTTCCGGACTTGCCGGTTCGTCTCTGTTCATGTCTGGCGGACCTCTGATGGCCTCCGTTTCAAAAGCCCGCGTTGTCGTGATTGGCGGGGGATTCGGTGGCGCTACAGTCGCGCGCTATCTCAAGAAGCTGGACCCGGCGATTTCGGTGACGCTTGTCGAGCCAAAGACGGTGTTTCATACCTGTCCGATGAGCAACGCGGTGATCGGCGGGATTCGGACGATGCCGGATATCGCCCATAATTACAGTGCGTTACGGAATCGTTACGGCGTTGAAGTGATTCACGATACGGCTACGCTCATCGATCCGGTGAAGAAAACCGTGAAGCTCAAGGGCGGGCGATCGCTTCAATACGATCGTCTCGTGGTGTCGCCGGGCGTCGATTTCATCTGGGACGCCATTGCAGGCTACAGTCAGAAGGCCGCCGAATCGGTCATGCCCCATGCCTATGAGGCAGGGCCTCAGACTCTTTTGCTGCGCAGGCAGCTTCTCGCCATGAAAGATGGTGAAAGCGTGATCATCTGCGCTCCGAAAAATCCCTTCCGCTGTCCCGCCGCTCCATACGAGCGCGCAAGTCTCATCGCGCATTATCTGAAAAAAAACAAGCCGAAATCCAAGGTCATCATTCTCGATGATAAAGAGGTCTTTACCAAGCAGGATCTGTTCATGCTCGGCTGGGATCGACTCTATTCCGGAAAGATCGAGTGGCGGTCAGCCTCCGTTGGAGGAAAAGTGGAGCGGCTCGATCCGGCGACGATGACCGTTTCGACCGAGTTCGGCGATGAAAAGGGCGGGGTGATCAACGTCATTCCTCCGCAGAGAGCCGGGCGCATCGCCATCGATGCCGGGCTTGCCGACGCTTCCGGCTGGTGCCCGGTCAATCCCGCGGACTTCGAATCGCTCCAGCACCCTGGCATTCACGTCATCGGCGATGCGGCTCTGGTGGGAACCATGCCCAAATCGGGAACGGCGGCCAATACACAGGCCAAGGCTCTGGCGGCCTCTATCGTCGCTGCGTTTGGCGGCCCTGCTGACGGCGAGCACGATCTGGCCAGCCTTTGTTACAGCATGCTCGCTCCCGGTTATGCAATCTCCGTCGCAGGCGGCTACATCCAAAGCCCGGATGGCATCAAGGACAATCCCGAGTCCATCCATCTGACCTCGATGGAGGCGACCACCGCTCAGCTTGCCGGGGAGGCCGAGCAGGCGGATAACTGGTATCGCAATATTTCGCAGGATACCTGGGATTGA
- a CDS encoding DUF6345 domain-containing protein: MDRKPLTSVRSKHLSNLLLLLTLIIPAREVSAVDHWEGGYVGSKTEGDATTPVWNFIKNFTWNQYYWAETFQFDSYNNERVDKMDFAYFVGHGSPWNIKCQSTWLDLSAAGASAHKGWGNSNAEFVTLHACNVVASPLEVADWYSAWTGNDGVFDGVHQVCGFRTGASMSCDQDISEYFGSRVKAGAAVWQAWFDAISLYGDGSERGAAVMYPPCDGDTYAVFSVDPPEEHNWLRIWYQL, encoded by the coding sequence ATGGATCGGAAACCGCTCACGTCTGTCAGAAGCAAGCACTTGTCCAACCTGCTTCTGTTGCTAACCCTCATCATTCCCGCCCGGGAGGTGTCGGCTGTCGATCACTGGGAGGGCGGCTATGTCGGCAGCAAGACCGAAGGAGACGCTACGACCCCGGTGTGGAACTTCATCAAGAATTTTACATGGAACCAGTATTACTGGGCAGAAACGTTCCAGTTCGACTCCTATAACAACGAGCGGGTCGATAAGATGGACTTCGCCTATTTTGTCGGCCACGGAAGCCCATGGAACATCAAATGCCAGTCAACCTGGCTTGACCTGAGCGCGGCGGGAGCATCCGCCCACAAGGGATGGGGAAACAGCAACGCTGAATTCGTGACGCTCCATGCCTGCAACGTCGTCGCGAGTCCGCTGGAGGTTGCTGACTGGTATTCCGCATGGACCGGCAATGATGGCGTCTTCGACGGAGTTCACCAGGTCTGCGGATTCCGAACGGGAGCCTCGATGTCATGCGATCAGGATATTTCCGAATATTTCGGCAGCCGCGTCAAGGCCGGAGCCGCTGTCTGGCAAGCATGGTTCGATGCCATTTCGCTTTATGGAGATGGCAGCGAACGCGGGGCGGCAGTCATGTATCCGCCTTGTGATGGTGACACTTACGCGGTTTTCAGCGTCGATCCGCCCGAGGAGCACAACTGGTTGAGAATCTGGTATCAATTATAA
- a CDS encoding DUF4160 domain-containing protein, with protein sequence MYGILNQIYFYHNKRHRCPHIQAEYGEHYASIAIKDGTILDGSLPSSKMKLVQA encoded by the coding sequence ATTTATGGTATCCTGAATCAGATTTATTTTTATCACAACAAGCGACATCGTTGTCCTCACATTCAGGCTGAATACGGAGAGCATTATGCCTCGATTGCTATTAAGGATGGAACAATACTGGATGGAAGTTTGCCCTCCTCAAAGATGAAATTGGTTCAAGCCTAG
- a CDS encoding TlpA family protein disulfide reductase, whose translation MKFIKKLYATSFVALSMLGAVPAANAFAAAPPASPAVAGKTAPAFTLRTLDGKELKSSQLAGRPYIVNFFASWCPPCREELPGMVALQKKYARQGFTFVGIAFRDRPATLPDFLWEMGVEYPVGLTTPELEAAFGKFMPGGKIRAIPATFVVGRDGKLLDAVSGGLTKEDFESLVIKAVNTKKP comes from the coding sequence ATGAAATTCATTAAAAAATTGTACGCCACCTCTTTCGTGGCGCTTTCGATGCTCGGCGCGGTTCCGGCTGCAAATGCATTTGCGGCGGCGCCTCCCGCCAGCCCCGCTGTTGCGGGCAAAACCGCTCCGGCGTTCACGCTCAGGACGCTCGACGGCAAGGAACTGAAAAGCTCGCAGCTTGCGGGCAGGCCCTATATCGTCAACTTTTTCGCCTCGTGGTGCCCGCCCTGCCGTGAGGAGCTTCCCGGCATGGTGGCGTTGCAGAAAAAGTATGCCAGACAGGGCTTCACCTTTGTCGGCATCGCTTTCCGGGATCGCCCGGCGACCCTGCCAGATTTTCTCTGGGAGATGGGGGTCGAGTATCCGGTCGGCCTGACTACTCCGGAGCTCGAAGCGGCCTTCGGCAAGTTCATGCCCGGCGGAAAAATCCGGGCGATTCCCGCGACCTTCGTCGTCGGGCGCGACGGCAAACTGCTCGATGCCGTCAGCGGCGGCCTCACCAAAGAGGACTTCGAGTCGCTCGTCATCAAGGCGGTCAACACGAAAAAACCTTGA
- the soxX gene encoding sulfur oxidation c-type cytochrome SoxX: MKSSGIIAAAAILLLPALGNAAAPVVDSSVEKGKALALDTNKGNCIACHMMGEGEFPGNYGPPLIQMKERYPDQAVLRKQVEDASAINPKSIMPPFGKHGILTDSEIAQIIDYLYTL, translated from the coding sequence ATGAAGTCTTCAGGCATAATCGCGGCAGCGGCCATCCTTCTGCTTCCAGCACTCGGCAACGCAGCGGCTCCGGTAGTCGACTCTTCTGTCGAGAAGGGCAAGGCGCTCGCGCTGGACACCAACAAGGGGAATTGTATTGCCTGCCACATGATGGGGGAGGGTGAATTTCCCGGAAACTACGGCCCGCCCCTCATCCAGATGAAAGAGCGTTATCCGGATCAGGCCGTGCTTCGCAAGCAGGTCGAGGACGCATCGGCCATCAATCCGAAAAGCATCATGCCTCCTTTTGGCAAGCACGGTATCCTGACCGATTCGGAAATCGCCCAGATCATCGACTATCTCTATACGCTCTGA
- a CDS encoding toxin-antitoxin system HicB family antitoxin, producing the protein MRDLRQYPFEIHPLSDDDGGGYLISFPDFSECISDGETVEEAIQNGQDALAETIAALESIGQPVPEPGSGGDYSGKFIQRVPKSLHARLAARAKQEGVSMNSLVISFLSESLGKRETA; encoded by the coding sequence ATGAGAGACTTACGGCAATATCCATTTGAAATTCATCCATTGAGTGACGATGATGGTGGAGGGTATCTGATCTCTTTCCCGGACTTTTCGGAGTGCATCTCGGACGGCGAGACCGTGGAAGAAGCCATTCAAAATGGCCAGGATGCGTTGGCGGAAACCATTGCAGCGTTGGAGAGTATCGGGCAGCCGGTGCCTGAGCCGGGAAGTGGCGGTGATTACAGCGGCAAGTTCATTCAGCGAGTGCCGAAAAGCCTTCACGCACGTCTGGCAGCCAGAGCAAAACAGGAGGGAGTCAGCATGAATTCACTGGTTATATCATTTTTATCCGAAAGCCTGGGCAAGCGGGAAACGGCGTAA
- a CDS encoding NAD(P)/FAD-dependent oxidoreductase, with translation MSKKIVVLGAGTAGTIVSNNLRRHLPKDWEITVIDRDDEHIYQPGLLFVPFGIQKSSTLVKSRKKYISPGVNFVMDEITGIDPDKRTVKTKNHTFTYDFLVISTGCRIVPEENDGLMDAWGKNAFTFYDKDAADQLRLRLKEFDGGKLVMNIAELPFKCPVAPIEFVFMADWFLKKKGIRHKSEIELVTPLPMAFTKPKAAAVFTESARVKNIKITTSFELNRVDGKEKYIESVQGDKVKYDTLVIVPTTIGDPVISDSGMDDGIGFVPTHHNTLKALKHDRVYVIGDATNVPTSKAGSVAHYEADVVVFNIMAEIYGAKPEEIYDGHSTCFIVYSKGTSSLIDFNYKIEPLPGKFPMPKLGPFTLLKETKANWYGKLAFEPLYWNVLLDGKHLGMPPTLVMAGKEVG, from the coding sequence ATGTCTAAAAAAATTGTCGTATTGGGAGCGGGTACCGCCGGAACGATTGTATCGAACAATCTGAGGCGTCATCTGCCAAAAGACTGGGAAATTACGGTTATCGACCGAGACGATGAACACATCTATCAGCCAGGCCTCCTGTTCGTGCCGTTCGGCATCCAGAAGTCGAGCACGCTCGTAAAGTCGAGAAAAAAGTACATCTCTCCGGGCGTCAATTTCGTGATGGATGAAATCACCGGTATCGATCCCGACAAGAGAACGGTCAAGACCAAAAACCACACCTTCACCTACGACTTCCTCGTTATCAGCACCGGCTGCCGGATCGTTCCCGAGGAGAACGATGGCCTGATGGATGCCTGGGGCAAGAATGCTTTTACTTTCTATGACAAGGATGCGGCCGATCAGCTCCGGCTTCGCCTGAAGGAGTTCGACGGTGGCAAGCTGGTGATGAACATCGCCGAGCTGCCGTTCAAGTGCCCGGTTGCGCCGATCGAGTTCGTCTTCATGGCCGACTGGTTCCTGAAAAAGAAGGGGATCCGGCACAAGTCCGAGATCGAGCTGGTGACGCCGCTGCCGATGGCCTTCACCAAACCCAAGGCCGCGGCGGTCTTTACCGAGTCGGCCAGGGTGAAGAACATCAAGATCACCACGAGTTTCGAGCTCAACCGCGTAGACGGCAAAGAGAAATACATCGAGTCGGTGCAGGGCGACAAGGTCAAGTACGACACGCTGGTTATCGTGCCGACGACGATTGGCGATCCGGTGATCAGCGACTCTGGCATGGACGACGGCATCGGTTTCGTGCCGACGCACCACAACACGCTCAAGGCGCTCAAGCACGACAGGGTCTATGTGATTGGCGACGCCACCAACGTGCCGACCTCGAAGGCCGGTTCGGTGGCGCACTACGAGGCGGACGTCGTGGTGTTCAACATCATGGCGGAGATTTACGGCGCAAAGCCGGAGGAGATTTACGACGGTCATTCGACCTGCTTCATCGTTTACTCGAAGGGCACGTCGTCCTTGATCGACTTCAACTACAAGATCGAGCCGCTGCCGGGCAAGTTCCCGATGCCGAAGCTCGGCCCGTTCACGCTCCTGAAGGAGACCAAAGCGAACTGGTACGGCAAGCTCGCCTTCGAGCCGCTCTACTGGAACGTCCTGCTCGACGGCAAACACCTCGGCATGCCGCCCACGCTGGTCATGGCTGGTAAAGAGGTCGGATAA
- a CDS encoding type II toxin-antitoxin system HicA family toxin, which yields MSNAEKILHKMRINSRDWRIEQVKTVAEGYGIEWRQRGTSHVVFIRPDGQTLPVPAHRPIKPIYIKKFVEFISG from the coding sequence ATGAGCAACGCGGAAAAAATCCTTCACAAAATGAGAATCAATTCTCGTGATTGGCGGATTGAGCAGGTCAAAACCGTTGCTGAAGGATACGGGATTGAGTGGCGTCAACGTGGCACAAGTCATGTAGTGTTTATTCGACCTGATGGCCAGACACTGCCAGTTCCAGCGCATCGCCCGATAAAACCGATTTACATCAAGAAGTTTGTTGAATTTATAAGTGGTTGA